The region GGTGCGGCCCCATATTGACGGTGAATTCTTCGGTGCGAAGCGTGCTCATGCTTCAAACTCCGGCAAACGGACGAAGTCGGGCGCATCCCAGTTCTTGCGCATCGGGTGCCCCTGATCCCAGTCCTCGGGGAGAAGGAATCGGGTCAGATTGTCGTGTCCTTCGACATTGATACCGAACAGCTCCCACATCTCGCGCTCGTACCAGTTGGCGGCGGGCCAGATATCACGGACGCTCGGCACGGACGGATTTTCGTAGGACAGGAAGATCTTGAGATCCACGCGGTTGCCGTTGGCAACGGACGCGAGATGATAGTGGGCCTCGAGGCGCT is a window of Candidatus Zixiibacteriota bacterium DNA encoding:
- a CDS encoding NADH-quinone oxidoreductase subunit C, with translation MTHDEVKTCIQNTFSGKLTLLDTGRAEPVFEVKAADLRDVARALRDDPTLRFDYLCNLGGTDTGERLEAHYHLASVANGNRVDLKIFLSYENPSVPSVRDIWPAANWYEREMWELFGINVEGHDNLTRFLLPEDWDQGHPMRKNWDAPDFVRLPEFEA